A genomic stretch from Gallus gallus isolate bGalGal1 chromosome 13, bGalGal1.mat.broiler.GRCg7b, whole genome shotgun sequence includes:
- the AFAP1L1 gene encoding actin filament-associated protein 1-like 1 isoform X3 encodes MDRLSVLDQLLPELSILLKLLDHEYLSATAQEKKVAVSSILQKLQPPTGKDTDFMYVNTASLSNGTSFVESLFEEFDCDLRDLRDMQEDDGDTGDSIGVELTRSQPAKSVCPDTVNSVHQHGKVPADPPPPLPTTPPPEDYYEEALPLGPGKAPEYITSRNNDSDAMSSSYESYDEEEEEGKGQQLTHQWPSEEASMNLVKDCRICAFLLRKKRFGQWAKQLTIIRDGKLLCYKSSKDRHPHVEVPLSTCNVIYVPKDGRRKKHELRFSLPGAEALVLAVQSKEQAEEWLKVIKEASSAGASGMEVPTSPVMPCKMDLDKRLSQEKHTSDSDSVATGETCSAMARRELCENGKGKKSGLADLKGSMSRAAGKKITRIISFSKKKPSPEDTQTSSTEEDIPCCGYLSVLVNQCWKERWCRLKANTLYFHKDRTDLRTHVNAINLRGCEVVPGLGPKHPFAFRILRSGQEVAALEASCSEDLGRWLGLLLVETGSQTAPEALHYDYVDVETIANIVTAVRHSYLWASSSQDSRPDSSRVVYDDVPYEKVQAEEESGRPSGAQVKRHASSCSEKSRRIDPQVKVKRHASNANQYRYGKNRAEEDARRFLTEKDKLEKEKAAIRSELVLLRKERRELREAMKGSSGVKLQDLEQRVALLEEQCRQKEERRVDLELQLSEVKEQLKQSLAGGPALGLAVTSKAENGEATNKPNGSPPEHLVPVNSAAELRKRSPSILPANKGNVLRKAKEWEKKQT; translated from the exons ATGGACCGGCTGAGCG TGCTGGACCAGCTCCTGCCAGAGCTCAGCATCCTGCTCAAGCTGCTGGACCACGAGTACCTGAGTGCCACGGCCCAGGAAAAGAAGGTGGCTGTGTCCTCCatcctgcagaagctgcagccacCCACAG GGAAGGACACGGACTTCATGTATGTGAACACGGCTTCCCTGAGCAATGGCACCAGCTTTGTGGAGTCTCTCTTCGAGGAGTTTG ACTGTGACCTGCGGGATCTCCGGGACATGCAGGAGGATGATGGGGATACTGGTGACAGCATCGGTGTGGAGCTCACGAGGAGCCAGCCAGCAAAGAGCGTATGTCCCGATACTGTGAACTCTGTGCACCAGCACGGGAAG GTTCCTGCAGACCCCCCTCCGCCTCTGCCCACCACCCCCCCACCTGAGGATTACTATGAAGAAGCACTGCCCCTGGGCCCAGGCAAGGCCCCCGAGTACATCACCTCCCGCA ACAACGACTCAGATGCCATGAGCAGCTCCTATGAATCTtatgatgaagaggaagaggaggggaaaggcCAGCAGCTGACACACCAGTGGCCATCAGAAGAAGCCTCCATGAACCTGGTGAAGGACTGTAGGATTTGCGCTTTCCTGTTGCGCAAGAAGCGCTTTGGGCAGTGGGCCAAGCAGCTCACCATCATACGGGATGGCAAACTGCTG tgctaCAAAAGCTCCAAGGACCGGCATCCGCATGTGGAAGTGCCCCTGAGCACCTGCAATGTCATCTATGTCCCCAAGGATGGGCGACGCAAGAAGCACGAGCTGCGCTTCTCACTGCCTGGGGCTGAGGCACTGGTGCTGGCCGTGCAGAGCAAGGAGCAGGCTGAGGAATGGCTGAAG GTGATAAAGGAAGCGAGCAGTGCGGGAGCAAGTGGGATGGAAgtccccacatccccagtgATGCCCTGCAAGATGGACCTGGATAAG AGGCTGTCACAGGAGAAGCACACCTCTGACTCAGACAGTGTGGCAACGGGTGAGACCTGCTCCGCCATGGCCCGCAGAGAGCTCTGTGAGAACG GGAAAGGCAAGAAGAGTGGCTTGGCTGACCTGAAGGGCTCAATGAGCCGGGCAGCAGGGAAGAAGATCACCAGGATCATCAGCTTCTCCAAGAAGAAGCCTTCCCCTGAGGACACGCAGACCTCCTCCACTGAGGAGGATATCCCATGCTGCG GCTACCTGAGCGTCCTGGTCAACCAGTGCTGGAAGGAGCGCTGGTGCCGCCTCAAAGCCAACACCCTTTACTTCCACAAGGACCGCACCGACCTGCGCACCCACGTCAATGCCATCAACCTCCGGGGCTGTGAGGTGGTCCCAGGACTGGGCCCCAAACACCCCTTTGCATTCCGTATCCTGCGCAGTGGGCAGGAGGTGGCCGCACTAGAG GCAAGCTGCTCAGAAGACCTGGGCCGCTGGCTGGGCCTTCTCTTGGTGGAGACAGGCTCCCAGACTGCACCGGAGGCCTTGCACTATGACTATGTGGATGTGGAGACGATTGCTAACATTGTGACGGCCGTGAGGCACTCCTACCT GTgggccagcagctcccaggacaGCCGGCCCGACTCCTCCCGCGTGGTGTACGATGATGTCCCCTACGAGAAGGTCCAG GCTGAGGAGGAGTCGGGACGGCCATCAGGAGCCCAGGTGAAGCGCCATGCGTCCTCCTGCAGCGAGAAGTCGCGGCGAATTGACCCGCAGGTCAAAGTGAAGAGACACGCATCGA ACGCCAACCAGTACAGGTATGGGAAGAACCGGGCTGAGGAGGATGCCAGGAGATTTCTGACAGAGAAGGAtaagctggagaaggaaaaagcagcaatcCGCAgtgagctggtgctgctgcgGAAAGAGAGGAGGGAGCTGCGGGAAGCCATGAAAGGCAGCTCAG GAGTGAAGCTGCAGGACCTGGAGCAGCGTGTGGCTTtgctggaggagcagtgccGGCAGAAGGAGGAGCGCCGTGTCGACCTGGAGCTTCAGCTGAGCGAAgtgaaggagcagctgaagcagtCGTTGGCAGGAGGGCCGGCCCTGGGGCTGGCTGTGACCAGCAAGGCTGAGAATGGG GAAGCTACAAACAAGCCCAATGGGAGCCCCCCTGAGCACTTGGTTCCCGTTAACAGTGCAGCTGAACTGAGAAAGAGAAGTCCCTCCATCCTTCCTGCCAACAAGGGCAATgtgctgaggaaggccaag gAATGGGAAAAGAAGCAGACTTAA